One genomic region from Desulfuromonas sp. TF encodes:
- a CDS encoding radical SAM protein — MKRCKTILAVVADESGEVFEHPELLMLGMNGMTARLPREDELIPLPEGSRLFTIPDTPPIGFDRKRRQAVTAERLPRNWGGGRIQAVSTFLTPAFTRTLLPAADYRHKKVQLPLWSYTAVGWCAEEERFYCAAVRVDRNTQWEPDHFDDRKLDPLVRRRLREEPDNRLLEQLARCAVDYHCFAAKNLFFRRWEAPLPTSPACNSRCLGCISLQESDCCPSSQERLTFVPTVEEICQVAVPHLREAEQAIVSFGQGCEGDPILQADTICSSVREMRRQTPRGTINFNSNASIPAAVDALAEAGVDSIRVSLNSVQERFYNAYYRPRGYVFADVLESIRRGRDKGLFTMLNYLVFPGISDREEEVEALIRLVDETGIDMIQMRNLSLDPVMYWEAMGVSGEGMGMTAMLDRVKARVPRIQFGYFNRTRENFYPEGFESDWPIPA, encoded by the coding sequence GTGAAAAGATGCAAAACCATCCTTGCCGTGGTCGCCGATGAATCGGGGGAAGTCTTCGAGCACCCCGAACTGCTCATGCTGGGGATGAACGGCATGACCGCGCGCCTGCCGAGGGAGGATGAGCTCATCCCCCTGCCGGAAGGGAGCCGCCTCTTTACCATCCCCGATACGCCGCCCATCGGCTTCGACCGCAAACGGCGCCAGGCTGTCACGGCCGAGCGGCTGCCGCGCAACTGGGGGGGAGGACGGATTCAGGCGGTGTCGACCTTTCTGACCCCGGCCTTCACCCGCACCCTGCTGCCGGCGGCTGATTACCGGCACAAGAAGGTGCAGCTGCCCCTCTGGTCCTATACGGCGGTGGGGTGGTGCGCGGAGGAGGAGCGCTTCTACTGCGCCGCGGTGCGGGTCGACCGCAACACCCAGTGGGAGCCGGACCATTTCGATGACCGCAAGCTCGATCCCCTGGTGCGCCGCCGCCTGCGGGAAGAGCCGGACAACCGGCTGCTGGAGCAGCTCGCCCGCTGCGCCGTCGACTACCACTGCTTCGCCGCCAAGAACCTCTTCTTCCGCCGCTGGGAGGCCCCGCTTCCCACCTCTCCGGCCTGCAACTCCCGCTGCCTGGGATGCATCTCCCTGCAGGAGTCGGACTGCTGCCCTTCCAGTCAGGAGCGCCTGACCTTCGTCCCCACCGTCGAGGAGATCTGCCAGGTGGCGGTTCCGCATCTGCGCGAGGCCGAACAGGCGATCGTCTCCTTCGGCCAGGGATGCGAAGGGGATCCGATCCTTCAGGCGGACACCATCTGCTCCTCGGTACGCGAGATGCGCCGACAGACCCCCCGAGGCACCATCAACTTCAATTCCAACGCCTCCATCCCCGCGGCCGTCGACGCTCTGGCGGAAGCGGGAGTGGACTCGATCCGCGTCTCGCTCAATTCGGTTCAGGAACGTTTTTACAACGCCTATTACCGTCCCCGAGGATATGTCTTTGCAGACGTCCTCGAATCGATCCGGCGGGGCAGGGACAAGGGGCTGTTCACCATGCTCAACTATCTGGTCTTCCCCGGCATCAGCGACCGGGAGGAGGAGGTGGAAGCGCTCATCCGGCTGGTGGATGAGACCGGCATCGACATGATTCAGATGCGCAATCTGAGTCTGGATCCGGTCATGTACTGGGAGGCTATGGGCGTCTCCGGAGAGGGGATGGGAATGACGGCCATGCTCGATCGGGTCAAGGCCCGTGTTCCCCGAATCCAGTTCGGTTATTTCAACCGCACCCGGGAGAACTTCTACCCCGAGGGGTTCGAATCCGACTGGCCGATCCCGGCCTGA
- a CDS encoding rhodanese-like domain-containing protein — MGLLDFFKPVAVWPVDRIKQFIQDRDPGDYNLIDVRQPREYARGHIPGARSMPVSQLEENHREFDPDKPTIVYCNSGPRSQAAASVLLRIGFRQVVCLEGGISAWHGMVAKGMPETTMVWFFPAHTPDQFVALAWLLEKGTREFYGHVSDRLTDPEAREMYLKLTEAEDHHLAALQKLYEKFTGHAAGEEFPFGVIDIDPGEEPIMEGGISVRKALDWIKGKTLKDILELTIGVETVAYDRYLFMLEKIEDESIRKVLKSLALVEKRHLEMVSQWLERLIEQKQKVSESAPL, encoded by the coding sequence ATGGGATTACTTGATTTCTTCAAGCCGGTGGCGGTATGGCCGGTGGACCGCATAAAGCAATTCATCCAAGATCGTGACCCCGGCGATTACAACCTGATCGATGTCCGTCAGCCCCGGGAATATGCCCGCGGGCACATTCCGGGCGCGCGGTCGATGCCGGTCAGCCAATTGGAGGAGAACCATCGGGAGTTCGACCCGGACAAACCGACCATCGTCTATTGCAATTCCGGCCCGCGAAGCCAGGCCGCCGCGAGCGTCCTTTTACGGATCGGTTTCCGCCAGGTCGTCTGCTTGGAGGGGGGGATTTCCGCCTGGCACGGGATGGTCGCCAAAGGGATGCCGGAGACCACGATGGTCTGGTTTTTCCCGGCCCATACCCCGGATCAGTTCGTCGCCCTGGCCTGGCTGCTGGAAAAGGGGACACGCGAGTTTTACGGCCATGTCTCCGATCGGCTGACCGATCCTGAAGCCAGGGAGATGTATCTCAAGCTGACCGAAGCCGAAGATCACCATCTGGCCGCGTTGCAAAAGCTCTATGAAAAGTTCACCGGTCACGCCGCCGGAGAGGAATTCCCCTTTGGGGTCATTGATATCGATCCCGGCGAGGAGCCCATCATGGAAGGAGGAATCTCGGTCCGAAAGGCACTTGACTGGATAAAGGGGAAGACCCTGAAAGATATTTTAGAACTGACCATCGGGGTGGAAACCGTCGCCTACGATCGGTATCTTTTCATGCTGGAGAAGATCGAGGACGAGAGCATCCGCAAGGTTCTCAAGTCCCTGGCTCTGGTTGAGAAACGGCACCTGGAAATGGTCTCCCAATGGCTCGAGAGGCTGATCGAACAAAAACAGAAGGTATCGGAATCGGCTCCACTCTAA
- a CDS encoding rhodanese-like domain-containing protein, whose translation MSLLDFFRPTSTLSVQEVRAFLDEHSPEEYNLVDVRQAKEYERGHLPGAKWIPMDELEERQRELDPGKRTITYCSAGVRSRAAAAVLANAGFREVYSMRGGIREWEGLVAEGAPESDLTWFDAARSPEEYLALAWYLEEGTRQFYARLSEELRDREASALFRELAVAEVRHKETLVALYEGFAGKPAGGGFPEGVAERPTEQYMEGGMRVKEALEWIRGRQVRDILELAIGLEATAYDRYLILRRELGDENSRRVFEILSDEERRHLQKLTRLFDHFI comes from the coding sequence ATGAGCTTACTGGATTTTTTCAGACCCACATCCACCCTGTCGGTACAGGAGGTCAGGGCGTTTCTCGACGAACACAGTCCCGAGGAATACAACCTGGTTGATGTGCGCCAGGCAAAGGAGTACGAGAGGGGGCATCTCCCGGGGGCGAAATGGATTCCCATGGATGAACTCGAAGAGAGGCAACGCGAGCTCGACCCGGGGAAGCGGACGATCACCTACTGCTCCGCCGGCGTCCGCAGCCGCGCCGCGGCGGCGGTCCTGGCCAATGCAGGTTTCAGGGAAGTGTACAGCATGCGGGGAGGAATCAGGGAGTGGGAAGGCCTTGTCGCCGAAGGCGCCCCGGAGTCGGATTTGACGTGGTTTGACGCCGCCCGGTCCCCCGAAGAGTACCTGGCCCTGGCCTGGTATCTGGAGGAAGGAACCCGCCAGTTTTACGCCCGGCTCTCCGAAGAGCTGCGCGACAGGGAAGCCTCCGCCCTGTTCCGTGAGCTTGCCGTTGCGGAAGTGCGGCACAAGGAGACGCTGGTTGCCCTCTACGAGGGGTTCGCGGGGAAACCAGCAGGGGGCGGCTTTCCGGAGGGGGTGGCTGAAAGGCCGACCGAGCAGTACATGGAAGGCGGTATGCGGGTGAAAGAGGCCCTCGAATGGATCCGGGGGCGGCAGGTCCGCGATATCCTCGAGCTGGCCATCGGCCTGGAAGCTACCGCCTACGACCGCTACCTGATTCTGCGGCGCGAATTGGGAGATGAAAATTCGCGGCGGGTGTTTGAAATCCTCTCCGATGAGGAGAGACGTCATCTGCAGAAGCTGACGCGGCTTTTCGATCATTTCATTTGA
- a CDS encoding ACP phosphodiesterase, which yields MNYLVHLYLSDPTPECRLGNLMGDFIKGRLENGWAPEILRGIRQHRRVDAFAHQSSVFRRSKARIHDRFGHCKGVLVDVFYDHFLARKWSHYSDTPLEVFARDIYRLLETSRDILPPGLQRVAPRMIAHNWLVSYRDEQVIGRVLERISERLRRPNPIALGIGELHRHYAGLEADCDLFLEEAKEYLRDW from the coding sequence TTGAACTATCTCGTTCACCTTTATCTCTCCGATCCGACCCCCGAATGCCGTCTGGGCAATCTGATGGGGGACTTCATCAAGGGGCGGCTCGAAAACGGCTGGGCTCCCGAGATTCTCCGGGGGATCAGACAACATCGCCGGGTCGACGCCTTCGCACACCAGAGCTCCGTCTTCCGGCGCAGCAAGGCGCGGATTCACGATCGTTTCGGCCATTGCAAGGGCGTCCTTGTGGACGTCTTCTACGACCACTTTCTCGCCAGGAAGTGGAGTCATTACTCGGACACGCCCCTGGAGGTGTTCGCCCGGGACATCTATCGGCTCCTCGAAACCAGCCGGGACATTCTCCCTCCCGGCCTGCAGCGGGTCGCCCCCCGTATGATCGCCCACAACTGGCTGGTCTCCTATCGCGATGAGCAGGTTATCGGCCGGGTCCTCGAACGCATCTCCGAACGGCTCAGGCGCCCCAATCCCATCGCCCTCGGAATCGGGGAGCTGCACCGGCATTATGCCGGCCTGGAGGCAGACTGCGACCTGTTTCTGGAGGAAGCCAAAGAATACTTGCGGGATTGGTGA
- a CDS encoding peptidoglycan DD-metalloendopeptidase family protein, whose protein sequence is MNFDFHPPKSSPFRRRRSRRRLPLLIFFLAVAVAVFLLSRQPSINTEAHTLTSQREAEAPEPVPPQEPSVPEIRREFVEGTIRPGDTITALLGDYFTPQELLNLTSKSKEVFPLSKICAGQPYKLCLVDGSFDRFEYDIDKDEQLIIRKEEENIDLTRIPISYAVDTELVRGTITSSLFEAVAESGESPELAMSLADIFAWDIDFIRDIRVGDSFQAFVEKRFRDGKPAGYGRILASEFTNQGTTYRAFLYQDGNNRPSYYDGEGNSVRKAFLRAPLAFSRISSGFTMRRYHPVTKTWKAHPAIDYAAPTGTPIKTVGDGTIINIGRTKYNGNFIKLRHNNSYETLYLHMNGFAKGMKKGKRVVQGQTIGYVGSTGLATGPHLCFRMYNNGSPVNPNKVRAKAAPPVSRERMAEFKTSIAPLLARLEGGQILQAQLEREGDDTIVRQ, encoded by the coding sequence GTGAATTTCGATTTTCATCCTCCCAAGAGTTCACCTTTCAGGCGTCGTCGCTCCCGACGCCGCCTGCCGCTTCTTATTTTTTTCCTTGCGGTCGCTGTCGCGGTCTTCCTCCTGAGCCGGCAGCCGTCGATAAATACCGAAGCCCACACCCTGACTTCGCAGAGGGAAGCCGAGGCTCCGGAACCAGTGCCGCCGCAGGAGCCTTCTGTTCCGGAGATCCGCCGGGAATTCGTCGAGGGGACCATCCGCCCGGGCGACACGATCACCGCCCTGCTGGGAGACTATTTCACCCCCCAGGAGCTTCTCAATCTTACCAGCAAGAGCAAGGAGGTCTTCCCTCTCTCGAAAATCTGCGCCGGGCAGCCTTACAAGCTCTGCCTCGTGGACGGCTCCTTCGACCGCTTCGAGTACGATATCGACAAGGATGAACAGCTCATCATCCGCAAGGAAGAAGAAAATATCGACCTTACCCGCATTCCCATTTCTTACGCGGTGGATACTGAGCTTGTCCGGGGAACGATTACTTCCAGCCTCTTCGAAGCCGTGGCCGAAAGCGGTGAGAGCCCAGAGCTGGCCATGTCCCTGGCCGACATCTTTGCCTGGGATATCGATTTCATCCGCGACATCCGCGTCGGCGACTCCTTCCAGGCCTTTGTGGAAAAGCGTTTTCGCGACGGCAAGCCGGCCGGTTACGGCCGGATTCTGGCTTCTGAATTCACCAATCAGGGAACCACCTACAGAGCCTTTCTTTACCAGGACGGCAATAATCGACCCTCCTATTACGACGGCGAAGGCAACAGCGTACGCAAGGCTTTTTTGCGGGCCCCCCTGGCCTTCTCCCGCATTTCCTCCGGCTTTACCATGCGCCGTTACCATCCCGTCACAAAAACCTGGAAGGCCCACCCGGCCATCGATTACGCCGCCCCCACAGGCACTCCGATCAAGACGGTCGGCGACGGCACCATCATCAACATCGGCCGTACCAAGTACAACGGGAACTTCATCAAGCTCCGCCATAACAACAGTTACGAAACCTTATATCTGCACATGAACGGATTCGCAAAGGGGATGAAAAAAGGGAAACGGGTCGTTCAAGGACAGACGATCGGCTATGTCGGAAGCACCGGCCTGGCCACCGGGCCGCACCTTTGTTTCCGTATGTACAATAACGGCTCTCCGGTCAATCCGAACAAGGTCCGGGCCAAGGCCGCGCCGCCGGTTTCGCGGGAACGGATGGCGGAGTTCAAAACGTCCATCGCTCCCCTGCTGGCCCGCCTCGAAGGGGGACAAATTCTTCAGGCGCAGTTGGAGCGGGAAGGCGACGATACCATTGTTCGCCAGTAA
- a CDS encoding M20/M25/M40 family metallo-hydrolase gives MIDTERLTAEFARQAAISSPSFREGEIARYLTERFRRMGAEVFMDGAGERVGGESGNLIAAFPARGKEGEPLMLSVHMDTVGPAEGVAPLLTDGVFTSAGETILGSDDKAGIAEIIEALEVVRENNIPHGPIEVVVTICEEVGLLGAKHLDFSRIRSRRGLALDTSGVDLLIHRAPAANKMRFEITGREAHAGIAPEKGISAIQVAAAAVAAMRLGRIDEETTANIGTIQGGQATNIVPKKVILEGEARSHDPGKLTRQTEHMISCLEAAALERARELDGGTFVPEVKTEVMADYPAMAVPLDGSIIRLVREASDRLQRPLEIKAAGGGSDANIFNGQGIETVILGTGMTNVHTVDECVRVEDMARVAGLLVEIIRLA, from the coding sequence ATGATCGACACCGAACGTTTAACGGCGGAGTTCGCACGCCAGGCCGCCATCTCCAGCCCCTCCTTTCGGGAGGGGGAGATCGCCCGCTATCTGACGGAGCGCTTCCGGCGCATGGGCGCAGAGGTGTTCATGGACGGGGCGGGAGAGAGAGTCGGAGGGGAGAGCGGCAACCTGATTGCAGCCTTTCCCGCCAGGGGGAAGGAGGGCGAACCCCTGATGCTCTCCGTGCACATGGACACGGTGGGACCGGCCGAGGGGGTCGCTCCGCTTCTGACGGATGGGGTTTTCACCAGTGCCGGAGAAACGATCCTCGGGTCCGACGATAAGGCCGGGATTGCGGAGATTATCGAAGCTCTGGAGGTCGTCCGGGAAAACAACATCCCTCACGGTCCCATCGAGGTGGTGGTCACCATCTGCGAGGAGGTGGGCCTCCTGGGAGCCAAACACCTCGACTTCTCCCGGATCAGGTCCCGGCGAGGACTCGCCCTCGATACTTCCGGGGTCGATCTGCTCATCCATCGGGCTCCCGCGGCCAACAAGATGCGTTTTGAGATCACGGGCCGGGAGGCCCATGCCGGCATTGCCCCGGAAAAGGGAATTTCGGCGATCCAGGTCGCCGCGGCAGCCGTTGCGGCGATGCGCCTCGGACGAATCGACGAAGAAACGACCGCGAACATCGGCACCATCCAGGGAGGGCAGGCGACGAATATCGTCCCCAAAAAGGTAATTCTCGAAGGGGAGGCGCGCAGCCACGACCCGGGAAAGCTGACTCGGCAGACCGAACACATGATTTCCTGCCTGGAGGCGGCGGCGCTGGAACGGGCGAGGGAGCTCGATGGCGGAACATTCGTACCCGAGGTGAAAACCGAGGTCATGGCCGACTACCCGGCCATGGCGGTGCCCCTCGACGGATCGATCATCCGGCTGGTGCGGGAGGCTTCCGACCGCCTCCAGCGTCCTCTGGAAATCAAGGCCGCCGGAGGCGGCTCCGATGCGAACATCTTCAACGGGCAAGGAATTGAGACAGTCATCCTCGGCACCGGAATGACCAATGTCCACACGGTGGACGAATGCGTTCGGGTCGAGGACATGGCACGGGTCGCCGGGCTGCTGGTGGAGATCATCCGCCTGGCCTGA
- a CDS encoding NTP/NDP exchange transporter has product MDKFSGPGNSRVHSWLKRLVKVEPEEVRALLWSFSYFFALLCSYYIVRPMRDEMGIAGGVEHLQWLFTGTFLAMLAAVPLFGWISSRYPRKTFLPLVYFFFIANLLIFFGLFRSGLTHAWVARAFFIWTSVFNLFIVSVFWSFMADLFNDSQAKRLFGFIAAGGTAGALAGPALTATLAIPLGPTNLLPISALGLGWAVLSIHRLAAWRKRIDPGPSASASASGGSSPDGRNRGLGGGAWAGIRLIARSPYLLGICLLILLFTTLSTFLYFQQAHIIEDSFADPAKRTAVFAGIDFAANALTLVIQVFFTSRIVKALGMAWSLALIPLLLGGGFLLLGTAPLLAVLVAVQVVRRAGNYAIMKPSREMLFVVLGEEEKYKAKNVIDTVIYRSGDVISAWAYAGLQALGLGLSAIAFIAVPISVLWAWICYQLGKAQEKRAGVHP; this is encoded by the coding sequence ATGGATAAATTTTCCGGACCAGGCAATTCGCGTGTCCATAGCTGGCTGAAACGGCTGGTCAAGGTGGAACCGGAAGAAGTCCGCGCACTCCTCTGGTCCTTCAGCTACTTTTTCGCCCTTCTGTGCTCTTATTATATCGTGCGGCCCATGCGCGACGAGATGGGGATCGCCGGAGGGGTCGAACATCTTCAGTGGCTCTTTACCGGCACCTTCCTGGCCATGCTCGCCGCGGTTCCCCTGTTCGGCTGGATCTCTTCGCGTTATCCCCGCAAGACGTTTCTCCCCCTCGTCTACTTTTTCTTCATCGCCAATCTGCTGATCTTCTTCGGACTCTTCCGCTCCGGGCTGACCCACGCCTGGGTGGCCCGGGCCTTTTTCATCTGGACCAGTGTCTTCAACCTGTTCATCGTGTCGGTCTTCTGGAGTTTCATGGCCGATCTTTTCAACGACTCCCAGGCGAAGCGCCTGTTCGGCTTCATAGCCGCCGGCGGCACCGCCGGCGCATTGGCCGGCCCCGCTCTGACCGCCACCCTGGCCATTCCTCTGGGACCGACCAATCTGCTGCCGATCTCCGCCCTCGGTCTCGGGTGGGCGGTGCTGAGCATCCACCGGCTGGCCGCCTGGCGGAAGAGGATCGATCCCGGACCGTCCGCTTCGGCTTCAGCTTCCGGGGGCTCCTCCCCGGACGGGAGGAATCGCGGTCTGGGGGGCGGGGCCTGGGCGGGCATCCGGCTGATCGCCCGATCGCCTTACCTCCTGGGGATCTGCCTCCTGATCCTGCTCTTCACAACCCTTTCGACCTTCCTCTATTTTCAGCAGGCGCACATCATCGAGGACAGTTTCGCCGATCCGGCGAAGCGCACAGCGGTCTTCGCGGGGATCGATTTTGCCGCCAACGCGCTGACCCTCGTCATCCAGGTTTTCTTCACCAGCCGCATCGTCAAGGCGCTGGGGATGGCCTGGAGCCTGGCGCTGATCCCCCTGCTGCTGGGGGGCGGCTTTCTGCTGCTCGGCACGGCGCCGCTGCTGGCGGTGCTGGTGGCCGTACAGGTGGTGCGGCGAGCCGGCAATTACGCCATCATGAAACCGTCCCGGGAGATGCTCTTCGTCGTTCTCGGCGAGGAGGAAAAATACAAGGCGAAGAACGTGATCGACACGGTCATCTACCGCAGCGGCGACGTGATCAGCGCCTGGGCCTATGCGGGTCTGCAGGCCCTCGGCCTGGGGCTCTCGGCCATCGCCTTCATCGCCGTGCCGATATCCGTGCTGTGGGCGTGGATCTGCTATCAGCTTGGAAAGGCGCAGGAAAAGAGAGCGGGTGTCCATCCGTAG